Proteins encoded within one genomic window of Macaca fascicularis isolate 582-1 chromosome 16, T2T-MFA8v1.1:
- the AOC3 gene encoding amine oxidase [copper-containing] 3 isoform X3: protein MNQKTILVLLTLAVITIFALVCVLLVGRGGDGGEPSQLPHCASISPSAQPWTHPGQSQLFADLSREELTAVMHFLTQRLGPGLVDAAQARPSDNCVFSVELQLPPKAAALAHLDRGSPPPAREALAIVFFGRQPQPNVSELVVGPLPHPSYMRDVTVERHGGPLPYHRRPVLFREYLDIDQMIFDRELPQASGLLHHCCFYKRRGRNLVTMTTAPRGLQSGDRATWFGLYYNISGAGFFLHPVGLELLVNHKALDPARWTIQKVFYQGRYYDSLAQLEAQFEAGLVNVVLIPDNGTGGSWSLKSPVPPGPAPPLQFHPQGPRFSVQGRRVASSLWTFSFGLGAFSGPRIFDVRFQGERLVYEISLQEALAVYGGNSPAAMMTRYVDGGFGMGKYTTPLTRGVDCPYLATYVDWHFLLESQAPKTIRDAFCVFEHNQGLPLRRHHSDLYSHYFGGLAEMVLVVRSVSTLLNYDYVWDMVFHPSGAIETRFYATGYISSAFLFGATGKYGNQVAEHTLGTVHTHSAHFKVDLDVGGPQLWLKDWRYLGEREEKQGHTQFWAALWPPV, encoded by the exons ATGAACCAGAAAACCATCCTGGTGCTCCTCACTCTGGCTGTCATCACCATCTTTGCCTTGGTTTGTGTCCTGCTGGTGGGCAGGGGTGGAGATGGGGGTGAACCCAGCCAGCTTCCCCATTGCGCCTCCATATCTCCCAGTGCCCAGCCTTGGACACACCCTGGCCAAAGCCAGCTGTTTGCAGACCTGAGCCGAGAGGAGCTGACAGCTGTGATGCACTTTCTGACCCAGCGACTGGGGCCAGGGCTAGTGGATGCAGCCCAGGCCCGGCCCTCGGACAACTGTGTCTTCTCAGTGGAGCTACAGCTGCCTCCCAAGGCTGCAGCCCTGGCTCACCTGGACAGGGGGAGCCCCCCACCTGCCCGGGAGGCACTGGCCATTGTCTTCTTTGGCAGGCAACCCCAGCCCAACGTGAGTGAGCTGGTGGTGGGGCCACTGCCTCACCCTTCCTATATGCGGGACGTGACCGTGGAGCGTCATGGAGGCCCCCTGCCCTATCACCGACGCCCCGTGCTATTCCGAGAGTACCTGGACATAGACCAGATGATCTTCGACAGAGAGCTGCCCCAGGCTTCTGGGCTTCTCCACCACTGTTGCTTCTACAAGCGCCGGGGACGGAACCTGGTGACAATGACCACGGCTCCCCGTGGTCTGCAATCAGGGGACCGGGCCACCTGGTTTGGCCTCTACTACAACATCTCAGGGGCTGGGTTCTTCCTGCACCCCGTGGGCTTGGAGCTGCTAGTGAACCACAAGGCCCTGGACCCTGCCCGTTGGACCATCCAGAAGGTGTTCTATCAAGGCCGCTACTACGACAGCCTGGCCCAGCTGGAGGCCCAGTTTGAGGCCGGCCTTGTGAATGTGGTGCTGATCCCAGACAATGGCACAGGTGGGTCCTGGTCCCTGAAGTCCCCTGTGCCCCCGGGTCCAGCTCCCCCTCTGCAATTCCATCCCCAGGGCCCCCGCTTCAGTGTCCAGGGAAGGCGAGTGGCTTCCTCACTGTGGACTTTCTCCTTTGGCCTCGGAGCATTCAGCGGCCCAAGGATCTTTGACGTTCGCTTCCAGGGAGAAAGACTAGTTTATGAGATCAGCCTCCAAGAAGCCTTGGCCGTCTATGGTGGAAATTCCCCAGCAGCAATGATGACCCGCTATGTGGATGGAGGCTTTGGCATGGGCAAGTACACCACGCCCCTGACCCGTGGGGTGGACTGCCCCTACCTGGCCACCTACGTGGACTGGCACTTCCTTTTGGAGTCCCAGGCCCCCAAGACAATACGTGATGCCTTTTGTGTATTTGAACACAACCAGGGCCTCCCCCTGCGGCGGCACCACTCAGATCTCTACTCCCACTACTTTGGGGGCCTTGCAGAAATGGTGCTGGTCGTCAGATCTGTGTCCACCTTGCTCAACTATGACTATGTGTGGGATATGGTCTTCCACCCCAGTGGGGCCATAGAAACCCGATTCTATGCCACGGGCTACATCAGCTCAGCATTCCTCTTTGGTGCTACCGGGAAGTACGGGAACCAAGTTGCAGAGCACACCCTGGGCACGGTCCATACCCACAGCGCCCACTTCAAGGTGGATCTGGATGTAGGAG gtCCACAGCTTTGGCTGAAGGATTGGAGGTATcttggggagagggaagaaaagcagGGGCACACTCAGTTCTGGGCTGCTCTTTGGCCCCCAGTCTGA
- the AOC3 gene encoding amine oxidase [copper-containing] 3 isoform X1 — protein sequence MNQKTILVLLTLAVITIFALVCVLLVGRGGDGGEPSQLPHCASISPSAQPWTHPGQSQLFADLSREELTAVMHFLTQRLGPGLVDAAQARPSDNCVFSVELQLPPKAAALAHLDRGSPPPAREALAIVFFGRQPQPNVSELVVGPLPHPSYMRDVTVERHGGPLPYHRRPVLFREYLDIDQMIFDRELPQASGLLHHCCFYKRRGRNLVTMTTAPRGLQSGDRATWFGLYYNISGAGFFLHPVGLELLVNHKALDPARWTIQKVFYQGRYYDSLAQLEAQFEAGLVNVVLIPDNGTGGSWSLKSPVPPGPAPPLQFHPQGPRFSVQGRRVASSLWTFSFGLGAFSGPRIFDVRFQGERLVYEISLQEALAVYGGNSPAAMMTRYVDGGFGMGKYTTPLTRGVDCPYLATYVDWHFLLESQAPKTIRDAFCVFEHNQGLPLRRHHSDLYSHYFGGLAEMVLVVRSVSTLLNYDYVWDMVFHPSGAIETRFYATGYISSAFLFGATGKYGNQVAEHTLGTVHTHSAHFKVDLDVGGLENWVWAEDMVFVPMAVPWSPEHQLQRLQVTRKLLETEEQAAFLVGGTTPRYVYLASNHSNKWGHPRGYRIQMLSFAGEPLPQNSSMARGFSWERYQLAVTQRKEEEPSSSSVFNQNDPWAPTVDFSDFINNETIAGKDLVAWVTAGFLHIPHAEDIPNTVTVGNGVGFFLRPYNYFDEDPSFYSADSIHFRGDQDAEACEVNPLACLPQAAACAPDLPAFSHGGFSHN from the exons ATGAACCAGAAAACCATCCTGGTGCTCCTCACTCTGGCTGTCATCACCATCTTTGCCTTGGTTTGTGTCCTGCTGGTGGGCAGGGGTGGAGATGGGGGTGAACCCAGCCAGCTTCCCCATTGCGCCTCCATATCTCCCAGTGCCCAGCCTTGGACACACCCTGGCCAAAGCCAGCTGTTTGCAGACCTGAGCCGAGAGGAGCTGACAGCTGTGATGCACTTTCTGACCCAGCGACTGGGGCCAGGGCTAGTGGATGCAGCCCAGGCCCGGCCCTCGGACAACTGTGTCTTCTCAGTGGAGCTACAGCTGCCTCCCAAGGCTGCAGCCCTGGCTCACCTGGACAGGGGGAGCCCCCCACCTGCCCGGGAGGCACTGGCCATTGTCTTCTTTGGCAGGCAACCCCAGCCCAACGTGAGTGAGCTGGTGGTGGGGCCACTGCCTCACCCTTCCTATATGCGGGACGTGACCGTGGAGCGTCATGGAGGCCCCCTGCCCTATCACCGACGCCCCGTGCTATTCCGAGAGTACCTGGACATAGACCAGATGATCTTCGACAGAGAGCTGCCCCAGGCTTCTGGGCTTCTCCACCACTGTTGCTTCTACAAGCGCCGGGGACGGAACCTGGTGACAATGACCACGGCTCCCCGTGGTCTGCAATCAGGGGACCGGGCCACCTGGTTTGGCCTCTACTACAACATCTCAGGGGCTGGGTTCTTCCTGCACCCCGTGGGCTTGGAGCTGCTAGTGAACCACAAGGCCCTGGACCCTGCCCGTTGGACCATCCAGAAGGTGTTCTATCAAGGCCGCTACTACGACAGCCTGGCCCAGCTGGAGGCCCAGTTTGAGGCCGGCCTTGTGAATGTGGTGCTGATCCCAGACAATGGCACAGGTGGGTCCTGGTCCCTGAAGTCCCCTGTGCCCCCGGGTCCAGCTCCCCCTCTGCAATTCCATCCCCAGGGCCCCCGCTTCAGTGTCCAGGGAAGGCGAGTGGCTTCCTCACTGTGGACTTTCTCCTTTGGCCTCGGAGCATTCAGCGGCCCAAGGATCTTTGACGTTCGCTTCCAGGGAGAAAGACTAGTTTATGAGATCAGCCTCCAAGAAGCCTTGGCCGTCTATGGTGGAAATTCCCCAGCAGCAATGATGACCCGCTATGTGGATGGAGGCTTTGGCATGGGCAAGTACACCACGCCCCTGACCCGTGGGGTGGACTGCCCCTACCTGGCCACCTACGTGGACTGGCACTTCCTTTTGGAGTCCCAGGCCCCCAAGACAATACGTGATGCCTTTTGTGTATTTGAACACAACCAGGGCCTCCCCCTGCGGCGGCACCACTCAGATCTCTACTCCCACTACTTTGGGGGCCTTGCAGAAATGGTGCTGGTCGTCAGATCTGTGTCCACCTTGCTCAACTATGACTATGTGTGGGATATGGTCTTCCACCCCAGTGGGGCCATAGAAACCCGATTCTATGCCACGGGCTACATCAGCTCAGCATTCCTCTTTGGTGCTACCGGGAAGTACGGGAACCAAGTTGCAGAGCACACCCTGGGCACGGTCCATACCCACAGCGCCCACTTCAAGGTGGATCTGGATGTAGGAG GACTGGAGAACTGGGTCTGGGCCGAGGATATGGTCTTTGTCCCCATGGCTGTGCCCTGGAGCCCTGAGCACCAGCTGCAGAGGCTGCAGGTGACCCGGAAGCTGCTGGAGACAGAGGAGCAGGCCGCCTTCCTCGTGGGAGGCACCACCCCTCGCTACGTGTACCTGGCCAGCAACCACAGCAACAAGTGGGGCCACCCGCGGGGCTACCGCATCCAGATGCTCAGCTTTGCTGGGGAGCCGCTGCCCCAAAACAGCTCCATGGCGAGAGGCTTCAGCTGGgagag GTACCAGCTGGCCGTGACCCAGCGGAAGGAGGAGGAGCCCAGTAGCAGCAGCGTTTTCAATCAGAATGACCCTTGGGCCCCCACTGTGGATTTCAGTGACTTCATCAACAATGAGACCATTGCTGGAAAG GACTTGGTGGCCTGGGTGACAGCTGGTTTTCTGCACATCCCACATGCAGAGGACATTCCTAACACGGTGACTGTGGGGAACGGCGTGGGCTTCTTCCTCCGACCCTACAACTACTTTGACGAAGACCCCTCCTTCTACTCTGCCGACTCCATCCACTTCCGAGGGGACCAGGATGCTGAGGCCTGTGAGGTCAACCCCCTGGCTTGCCTGCCCCAGGCTGCTGCCTGTGCCCCCGACCTCCCTGCCTTCTCCCACGGGGGCTTCTCTCACAACTAG
- the AOC3 gene encoding amine oxidase [copper-containing] 3 isoform X2, with protein MNQKTILVLLTLAVITIFALVCVLLVGRGGDGGEPSQLPHCASISPSAQPWTHPGQSQLFADLSREELTAVMHFLTQRLGPGLVDAAQARPSDNCVFSVELQLPPKAAALAHLDRGSPPPAREALAIVFFGRQPQPNVSELVVGPLPHPSYMRDVTVERHGGPLPYHRRPVLFREYLDIDQMIFDRELPQASGLLHHCCFYKRRGRNLVTMTTAPRGLQSGDRATWFGLYYNISGAGFFLHPVGLELLVNHKALDPARWTIQKVFYQGRYYDSLAQLEAQFEAGLVNVVLIPDNGTGGSWSLKSPVPPGPAPPLQFHPQGPRFSVQGRRVASSLWTFSFGLGAFSGPRIFDVRFQGERLVYEISLQEALAVYGGNSPAAMMTRYVDGGFGMGKYTTPLTRGVDCPYLATYVDWHFLLESQAPKTIRDAFCVFEHNQGLPLRRHHSDLYSHYFGGLAEMVLVVRSVSTLLNYDYVWDMVFHPSGAIETRFYATGYISSAFLFGATGKYGNQVAEHTLGTVHTHSAHFKVDLDVGGLENWVWAEDMVFVPMAVPWSPEHQLQRLQVTRKLLETEEQAAFLVGGTTPRYVYLASNHSNKWGHPRGYRIQMLSFAGEPLPQNSSMARGFSWERTWWPG; from the exons ATGAACCAGAAAACCATCCTGGTGCTCCTCACTCTGGCTGTCATCACCATCTTTGCCTTGGTTTGTGTCCTGCTGGTGGGCAGGGGTGGAGATGGGGGTGAACCCAGCCAGCTTCCCCATTGCGCCTCCATATCTCCCAGTGCCCAGCCTTGGACACACCCTGGCCAAAGCCAGCTGTTTGCAGACCTGAGCCGAGAGGAGCTGACAGCTGTGATGCACTTTCTGACCCAGCGACTGGGGCCAGGGCTAGTGGATGCAGCCCAGGCCCGGCCCTCGGACAACTGTGTCTTCTCAGTGGAGCTACAGCTGCCTCCCAAGGCTGCAGCCCTGGCTCACCTGGACAGGGGGAGCCCCCCACCTGCCCGGGAGGCACTGGCCATTGTCTTCTTTGGCAGGCAACCCCAGCCCAACGTGAGTGAGCTGGTGGTGGGGCCACTGCCTCACCCTTCCTATATGCGGGACGTGACCGTGGAGCGTCATGGAGGCCCCCTGCCCTATCACCGACGCCCCGTGCTATTCCGAGAGTACCTGGACATAGACCAGATGATCTTCGACAGAGAGCTGCCCCAGGCTTCTGGGCTTCTCCACCACTGTTGCTTCTACAAGCGCCGGGGACGGAACCTGGTGACAATGACCACGGCTCCCCGTGGTCTGCAATCAGGGGACCGGGCCACCTGGTTTGGCCTCTACTACAACATCTCAGGGGCTGGGTTCTTCCTGCACCCCGTGGGCTTGGAGCTGCTAGTGAACCACAAGGCCCTGGACCCTGCCCGTTGGACCATCCAGAAGGTGTTCTATCAAGGCCGCTACTACGACAGCCTGGCCCAGCTGGAGGCCCAGTTTGAGGCCGGCCTTGTGAATGTGGTGCTGATCCCAGACAATGGCACAGGTGGGTCCTGGTCCCTGAAGTCCCCTGTGCCCCCGGGTCCAGCTCCCCCTCTGCAATTCCATCCCCAGGGCCCCCGCTTCAGTGTCCAGGGAAGGCGAGTGGCTTCCTCACTGTGGACTTTCTCCTTTGGCCTCGGAGCATTCAGCGGCCCAAGGATCTTTGACGTTCGCTTCCAGGGAGAAAGACTAGTTTATGAGATCAGCCTCCAAGAAGCCTTGGCCGTCTATGGTGGAAATTCCCCAGCAGCAATGATGACCCGCTATGTGGATGGAGGCTTTGGCATGGGCAAGTACACCACGCCCCTGACCCGTGGGGTGGACTGCCCCTACCTGGCCACCTACGTGGACTGGCACTTCCTTTTGGAGTCCCAGGCCCCCAAGACAATACGTGATGCCTTTTGTGTATTTGAACACAACCAGGGCCTCCCCCTGCGGCGGCACCACTCAGATCTCTACTCCCACTACTTTGGGGGCCTTGCAGAAATGGTGCTGGTCGTCAGATCTGTGTCCACCTTGCTCAACTATGACTATGTGTGGGATATGGTCTTCCACCCCAGTGGGGCCATAGAAACCCGATTCTATGCCACGGGCTACATCAGCTCAGCATTCCTCTTTGGTGCTACCGGGAAGTACGGGAACCAAGTTGCAGAGCACACCCTGGGCACGGTCCATACCCACAGCGCCCACTTCAAGGTGGATCTGGATGTAGGAG GACTGGAGAACTGGGTCTGGGCCGAGGATATGGTCTTTGTCCCCATGGCTGTGCCCTGGAGCCCTGAGCACCAGCTGCAGAGGCTGCAGGTGACCCGGAAGCTGCTGGAGACAGAGGAGCAGGCCGCCTTCCTCGTGGGAGGCACCACCCCTCGCTACGTGTACCTGGCCAGCAACCACAGCAACAAGTGGGGCCACCCGCGGGGCTACCGCATCCAGATGCTCAGCTTTGCTGGGGAGCCGCTGCCCCAAAACAGCTCCATGGCGAGAGGCTTCAGCTGGgagag GACTTGGTGGCCTGGGTGA
- the AOC3 gene encoding amine oxidase [copper-containing] 3 isoform X4, which translates to MAQGERLVYEISLQEALAVYGGNSPAAMMTRYVDGGFGMGKYTTPLTRGVDCPYLATYVDWHFLLESQAPKTIRDAFCVFEHNQGLPLRRHHSDLYSHYFGGLAEMVLVVRSVSTLLNYDYVWDMVFHPSGAIETRFYATGYISSAFLFGATGKYGNQVAEHTLGTVHTHSAHFKVDLDVGGLENWVWAEDMVFVPMAVPWSPEHQLQRLQVTRKLLETEEQAAFLVGGTTPRYVYLASNHSNKWGHPRGYRIQMLSFAGEPLPQNSSMARGFSWERYQLAVTQRKEEEPSSSSVFNQNDPWAPTVDFSDFINNETIAGKDLVAWVTAGFLHIPHAEDIPNTVTVGNGVGFFLRPYNYFDEDPSFYSADSIHFRGDQDAEACEVNPLACLPQAAACAPDLPAFSHGGFSHN; encoded by the exons ATGGCACAG GGAGAAAGACTAGTTTATGAGATCAGCCTCCAAGAAGCCTTGGCCGTCTATGGTGGAAATTCCCCAGCAGCAATGATGACCCGCTATGTGGATGGAGGCTTTGGCATGGGCAAGTACACCACGCCCCTGACCCGTGGGGTGGACTGCCCCTACCTGGCCACCTACGTGGACTGGCACTTCCTTTTGGAGTCCCAGGCCCCCAAGACAATACGTGATGCCTTTTGTGTATTTGAACACAACCAGGGCCTCCCCCTGCGGCGGCACCACTCAGATCTCTACTCCCACTACTTTGGGGGCCTTGCAGAAATGGTGCTGGTCGTCAGATCTGTGTCCACCTTGCTCAACTATGACTATGTGTGGGATATGGTCTTCCACCCCAGTGGGGCCATAGAAACCCGATTCTATGCCACGGGCTACATCAGCTCAGCATTCCTCTTTGGTGCTACCGGGAAGTACGGGAACCAAGTTGCAGAGCACACCCTGGGCACGGTCCATACCCACAGCGCCCACTTCAAGGTGGATCTGGATGTAGGAG GACTGGAGAACTGGGTCTGGGCCGAGGATATGGTCTTTGTCCCCATGGCTGTGCCCTGGAGCCCTGAGCACCAGCTGCAGAGGCTGCAGGTGACCCGGAAGCTGCTGGAGACAGAGGAGCAGGCCGCCTTCCTCGTGGGAGGCACCACCCCTCGCTACGTGTACCTGGCCAGCAACCACAGCAACAAGTGGGGCCACCCGCGGGGCTACCGCATCCAGATGCTCAGCTTTGCTGGGGAGCCGCTGCCCCAAAACAGCTCCATGGCGAGAGGCTTCAGCTGGgagag GTACCAGCTGGCCGTGACCCAGCGGAAGGAGGAGGAGCCCAGTAGCAGCAGCGTTTTCAATCAGAATGACCCTTGGGCCCCCACTGTGGATTTCAGTGACTTCATCAACAATGAGACCATTGCTGGAAAG GACTTGGTGGCCTGGGTGACAGCTGGTTTTCTGCACATCCCACATGCAGAGGACATTCCTAACACGGTGACTGTGGGGAACGGCGTGGGCTTCTTCCTCCGACCCTACAACTACTTTGACGAAGACCCCTCCTTCTACTCTGCCGACTCCATCCACTTCCGAGGGGACCAGGATGCTGAGGCCTGTGAGGTCAACCCCCTGGCTTGCCTGCCCCAGGCTGCTGCCTGTGCCCCCGACCTCCCTGCCTTCTCCCACGGGGGCTTCTCTCACAACTAG
- the AOC3 gene encoding amine oxidase [copper-containing] 3 isoform X5, with product MVFVPMAVPWSPEHQLQRLQVTRKLLETEEQAAFLVGGTTPRYVYLASNHSNKWGHPRGYRIQMLSFAGEPLPQNSSMARGFSWERYQLAVTQRKEEEPSSSSVFNQNDPWAPTVDFSDFINNETIAGKDLVAWVTAGFLHIPHAEDIPNTVTVGNGVGFFLRPYNYFDEDPSFYSADSIHFRGDQDAEACEVNPLACLPQAAACAPDLPAFSHGGFSHN from the exons ATGGTCTTTGTCCCCATGGCTGTGCCCTGGAGCCCTGAGCACCAGCTGCAGAGGCTGCAGGTGACCCGGAAGCTGCTGGAGACAGAGGAGCAGGCCGCCTTCCTCGTGGGAGGCACCACCCCTCGCTACGTGTACCTGGCCAGCAACCACAGCAACAAGTGGGGCCACCCGCGGGGCTACCGCATCCAGATGCTCAGCTTTGCTGGGGAGCCGCTGCCCCAAAACAGCTCCATGGCGAGAGGCTTCAGCTGGgagag GTACCAGCTGGCCGTGACCCAGCGGAAGGAGGAGGAGCCCAGTAGCAGCAGCGTTTTCAATCAGAATGACCCTTGGGCCCCCACTGTGGATTTCAGTGACTTCATCAACAATGAGACCATTGCTGGAAAG GACTTGGTGGCCTGGGTGACAGCTGGTTTTCTGCACATCCCACATGCAGAGGACATTCCTAACACGGTGACTGTGGGGAACGGCGTGGGCTTCTTCCTCCGACCCTACAACTACTTTGACGAAGACCCCTCCTTCTACTCTGCCGACTCCATCCACTTCCGAGGGGACCAGGATGCTGAGGCCTGTGAGGTCAACCCCCTGGCTTGCCTGCCCCAGGCTGCTGCCTGTGCCCCCGACCTCCCTGCCTTCTCCCACGGGGGCTTCTCTCACAACTAG